Proteins co-encoded in one Halorussus vallis genomic window:
- a CDS encoding SDR family NAD(P)-dependent oxidoreductase: protein MRSQFGVDGRTAIVTGASSGIGRTIAERFATDGADVVVCSRELENVEPVAEGIEESDREGSALAVECDVTDREAVDALVDATVEEFGGIDVLVNNAGASFMAPFEEISENGWETIVDINLHGTFHCTQAAGERMREDGGGAVVNLASVAGQKGSPHMSHYGAAKAGVINLTSTLAFEWAGDDVRVNCIAPGFVATPGVESQMGVSADNIDRGEVERRIGTTEEIADIAQFLASDAGSYVVGETITAAGVPRIMETPDV, encoded by the coding sequence GTGAGAAGCCAGTTCGGCGTCGACGGTCGGACCGCTATCGTCACGGGCGCGAGTTCCGGCATCGGCAGGACCATCGCCGAGCGGTTCGCCACCGACGGGGCCGACGTGGTGGTCTGCTCGCGCGAACTGGAGAACGTCGAACCGGTCGCGGAGGGCATCGAGGAGAGCGACCGCGAGGGGAGCGCCCTGGCAGTCGAGTGCGACGTGACCGACCGGGAGGCGGTCGACGCGCTGGTCGACGCCACCGTCGAGGAGTTCGGCGGCATCGACGTGCTGGTCAACAACGCCGGCGCGAGCTTCATGGCGCCGTTCGAAGAGATCAGCGAGAACGGCTGGGAAACCATCGTCGACATCAACCTCCACGGGACGTTCCACTGCACCCAGGCCGCCGGCGAGCGGATGCGCGAGGACGGCGGCGGCGCGGTAGTTAACCTCGCCAGCGTCGCCGGCCAGAAGGGGTCGCCCCACATGAGCCACTACGGCGCGGCGAAGGCCGGCGTCATCAACCTCACCTCGACGCTCGCGTTCGAGTGGGCCGGCGACGACGTGCGGGTCAACTGCATCGCGCCGGGGTTCGTCGCCACGCCGGGCGTCGAGAGCCAGATGGGCGTCAGCGCCGACAACATCGACCGCGGCGAGGTCGAGCGCCGCATCGGCACCACCGAGGAGATAGCCGACATCGCTCAGTTCCTCGCCAGCGACGCCGGGTCGTACGTCGTCGGCGAAACCATCACGGCCGCGGGCGTCCCGCGCATCATGGAGACGCCCGACGTGTAG
- a CDS encoding cytochrome P450 — protein MTGQPRPPTPDGVPLLRNGLAFSRDPFGAMTEWAEVGDVVRLRFPGQSLYMVTDPTLVERVLMEGESAFTVGRQQRETFRDVEDHAVTSNTGNRWKRLRKSLQPAFTWDGLRGYGTRMAERTAAHVGRWETGERVDLPDEMRLLTLRILGDTLLGVDVEGDERLVRDAADALVARADPRRFGQLLPDWVPTPTQRRFERTVGELDAYVAGALADHTPDGRDDASPGGGDDASPSERDVASVLLAARERGDLSNAEVRDNLTALLLAGHDTTAMALTYAWYELSRHPDVRESLVEESERVLGDELPDTDDLDALERTRNVVRETLRLYPPTWAVNREALEDVTLGGYEIPAGAQLMVPQWVLHRDDRFWEDPETFDPSRWERDADRPEYAYFPFSGGPRHCIGMRFARLELVVVLATMVGRVALDVSVAEPLTFAPTISLRPETDIAATVERR, from the coding sequence ATGACTGGACAGCCTCGGCCGCCGACTCCCGACGGGGTCCCGCTGCTCAGAAACGGACTGGCCTTCTCGCGCGACCCGTTCGGGGCGATGACCGAGTGGGCCGAGGTAGGAGACGTGGTCCGACTGCGGTTTCCGGGGCAGTCGCTCTACATGGTGACCGACCCGACCCTCGTCGAGCGAGTCCTGATGGAAGGCGAGTCGGCATTCACCGTCGGCCGACAGCAGCGCGAGACGTTCCGGGACGTCGAGGACCACGCCGTAACTTCGAACACCGGAAACCGCTGGAAACGGCTCAGAAAGAGCCTCCAACCGGCGTTTACCTGGGACGGACTCCGAGGGTACGGCACCCGAATGGCCGAACGCACCGCCGCGCACGTCGGTCGATGGGAAACCGGTGAACGGGTCGACCTCCCCGACGAGATGCGTCTCCTGACGCTCCGCATCCTCGGCGATACGCTTCTGGGCGTCGACGTCGAGGGCGACGAGAGACTCGTGAGGGACGCCGCCGACGCACTCGTCGCGAGGGCGGACCCCCGACGGTTCGGACAGCTTCTGCCCGACTGGGTACCTACTCCGACCCAGCGCCGTTTCGAGCGGACCGTCGGCGAACTGGACGCCTACGTCGCGGGCGCGCTCGCGGACCATACCCCTGACGGACGAGACGACGCGTCCCCCGGCGGCGGAGACGACGCGTCCCCGAGCGAACGAGACGTCGCGTCGGTTCTGCTCGCGGCCCGCGAGCGCGGCGACCTGTCGAACGCCGAGGTCCGGGACAACTTGACGGCGCTGCTGCTCGCGGGTCACGACACGACCGCGATGGCTCTCACCTACGCCTGGTACGAACTGAGCCGACACCCCGACGTCCGGGAGTCGCTGGTCGAGGAATCGGAGCGGGTTCTCGGCGACGAACTCCCCGACACCGACGACCTCGACGCACTCGAGCGGACTCGGAACGTCGTCCGGGAAACCCTCCGACTGTATCCGCCCACCTGGGCGGTCAACCGAGAAGCGCTGGAGGACGTCACGCTCGGCGGATACGAGATTCCGGCGGGCGCGCAGTTGATGGTGCCCCAGTGGGTGCTCCACCGTGACGACCGGTTCTGGGAGGACCCCGAGACGTTCGACCCGTCGCGGTGGGAGCGCGACGCTGACCGGCCGGAGTACGCGTACTTCCCCTTCAGCGGCGGGCCGCGACACTGCATCGGAATGCGGTTCGCCCGACTCGAACTGGTCGTCGTGCTGGCGACGATGGTCGGCCGGGTCGCGCTGGACGTCTCGGTCGCGGAGCCGCTGACGTTCGCGCCCACGATTTCGCTCCGCCCCGAGACGGACATCGCCGCGACGGTCGAACGTCGCTAA